One genomic window of Medicago truncatula cultivar Jemalong A17 chromosome 1, MtrunA17r5.0-ANR, whole genome shotgun sequence includes the following:
- the LOC25485491 gene encoding uncharacterized protein produces MNGRESVVCPKPRRVGLLNFAVNDYPSRSFRWHLSCQVEPCDSNSSASNPLDTILTKDDDFDREQLSPPVASSPPPFFCGSPPSRVANPLIQDARFGDENFSPSSWVVVPAPSGLPPSPPSSARKGGCVRANFGNNPAVRVEGFDCLDRDSRNCSIAALA; encoded by the exons ATGAACGGAAGAGAATCCGTTGTTTGCCCTAAGCCCCGCCGTGTCGGACTCCTCAACTTCGCCGTCAACGACTACCCGAGCAGATCCTTCCGGTGGCATCTCAG TTGCCAAGTTGAACCGTGTGATTCAAACTCATCTGCGTCAAATCCCTTGGACACAATTCTCACCAAG GATGATGATTTTGATAGGGAACAATTAAGTCCTCCAGTAGCCTCGTCGCCACCCCCATTTTTCTGTGGGTCGCCGCCGAGCAGAGTAGCTAACCCACTAATTCAGGATGCTCGATTCGGGGATGAGAATTTCTCACCATCGTCATGGGTGGTGGTTCCTGCCCCATCCGGTCTACCACCTTCTCCCCCATCTTCTGCAAGGAAGGGAGGATGTGTTCGGGCCAATTTTGGTAACAATCCGGCGGTGAGAGTCGAAGGATTCGATTGCCTTGACAGGGACAGCCGAAATTGCAGCATCGCTGCTCTGGCTTAG
- the LOC25485490 gene encoding 50S ribosomal protein L15, chloroplastic, protein MSAAASLIPVSWLPSLASPFKGNVKTLVAKPYLCPCLKIQRTKHRVSVINKSVSASVQPAGENVRFRLDNLGPQPGSRKRAKRKGRGIAAGQGASCGFGMRGQKSRSGPGIMRGFEGGQMPLYRRLPKLRGIAGGMHAGLPKYVHINLKDIENAGFQEGEEVSLETLTEKRVINPSGRERKLLLKVLGEGELGKKLTIKAGAFSTSAKEKLESAGCSITVIPGRKKWVKPSVAKNLARADEYFAKKREAADSEPTSV, encoded by the exons ATGAGTGCTGCTGCTTCTCTTATTCCTGTTTCCTGGTTACCCTCTCTCGCTTCTCCATTCAAg GGAAATGTGAAAACATTGGTAGCAAAACCATATCTATGTCCATGTCTCAAAATTCAGCGAACAAAACACCGTGTTTCTGTCATTAATAAGTCTGTTTCTGCTTCCGTACAACCAGCCGGTGAGAATGTTCGGTTTCGGTTGGACAATTTGGGTCCACAACCGGGTTCAAGAAAGAGAGCAAAGAGAAAGGGAAGAGGTATAGCGGCTGGACAAGGAGCGAGTTGTGGTTTTGGAATGAGAGGTCAAAAATCTCGATCTGGACCCGGTATCATGAGAGGTTTTGAAGGTGGTCAGATGCCGCTTTATCGACGATTGCCCAAACTTAGAGGAATTGCAGGAG GTATGCATGCTGGATTGCCGAAATATGTCCACATCAATCTGAAAGACATAGAAAATGCTGGATTTCAAGAAGGGGAAGAGGTGTCTCTGGAGACACTGACGGAGAAACGTGTGATTAACCCATCAGGAAGGGAACGGAAACTTCTATTGAAG GTTTTGGGGGAAGGAGAACTAGGCAAGAAGTTGACAATAAAAGCTGGTGCCTTTTCCACATCAGCAAAGGAGAAACTTGAGTCTGCTGGTTGTTCCATCACTGTGATTCCTGGCCGtaagaaatgggttaagccatCAGTTGCCAAAAATCTTGCACGTGCCGATGAATACTTTGCCAAGAAGCGAGAAGCAGCTGATTCTGAACCAACTTCTGTTTAA
- the LOC25485489 gene encoding zinc finger protein JAGGED: protein MRPDGNPLDLNNLPDDNSSRDHHAKQLLSDTTSPPPVTGYKEKENGEDDDDRKDEKVYECRFCSLKFCKSQALGGHMNRHRQG from the exons AT GAGACCAGATGGAAATCCATTAGACCTTAACAATCTGCCTGATGACAACTCTAGTAGAGATCACCATGCTAAACAACTTCTTTCTGACACCACCTCCCCACCACCTG TTACAGGTTATAAGGAAAAGGAAAACGgcgaagatgatgatgatagaAAAGACGAGAAGGTCTATGAATGTAGATTTTGTTCCCTCAAATTCTGCAAGTCTCAGGCTCTTGGGGGACACATGAACCGTCATCGCCAAGGCTAG